The Kogia breviceps isolate mKogBre1 chromosome 4, mKogBre1 haplotype 1, whole genome shotgun sequence genome window below encodes:
- the EFNA2 gene encoding ephrin-A2 produces MAPAQRPLLPLLLLLLPLLPPPPPFARAEDAARANSDRYAVYWNRSNPRFHAGAADDGGGYTVEVSINDYLDIYCPHYGAPLPPAERMEHYVLYMVNGEGHASCDHRQRGFKRWECNRPAAPGGPLKFSEKFQLFTPFSLGFEFRPGHEYYYISATPPNAVDRPCLRLKVYVRPTNETLYEAPEPIFTSNNSCSGLRSCQLFLSTVPVLWTLLGS; encoded by the exons ATGGCGCCCGCGCAGCGCccgctgctgccgctgctgctgctgctgctgccgctgctgccgccgccgccgcccttcGCGCGCGCCGAGGACGCCGCCCGCGCCAACTCGGACCGCTACGCCGTCTACTGGAACCGCAGCAACCCCAG gtTCCACGCGGGCGCGGCGGACGACGGCGGCGGCTACACGGTGGAGGTGAGCATCAACGACTACCTGGACATCTACTGCCCGCACTACGGGGCGCCACTGCCGCCGGCCGAGCGCATGGAGCACTACGTGCTGTACATGGTCAACGGCGAGGGCCACGCCTCCTGCGACCACCGGCAGCGCGGCTTCAAGCGCTGGGAGTGTAACCGGCCTGCGGCGCCCGGGGGGCCGCTCAAGTTCTCGGAGAAGTTCCAGCTCTTCACGCCCTTCTCGCTGGGCTTCGAGTTCCGCCCGGGCCACGAGTACTACTACATCT CTGCCACGCCCCCCAATGCTGTGGACCGACCCTGCCTGCGGCTGAAGGTTTATGTGCGACCGACCA ACGAGACCCTGTATGAGGCCCCCGAGCCCATCTTCACCAGCAATAACTCATGCAGCGGCCTGCGCAGCTGCCAGCTCTTCCTCAGCACCGTCCCCGTGCTGTGGACCCTCCTGGGCTCCTAG